Proteins found in one Aethina tumida isolate Nest 87 chromosome 1, icAetTumi1.1, whole genome shotgun sequence genomic segment:
- the LOC109599334 gene encoding ceramide kinase isoform X1: MSNAANSVLLTTFNRGKKGLRVIFHNDKVVWDNEKPPSEEYTLPVMNIIAVHRNYLPSTHPAEEQEIDPYRFTIHYAERPKDAKWVYKKICFKHTDAAQVTSWVTSISTRLKSFKTRPKHILLFVNPFGGKKNAMKIYEKYGKPLFHKAGIEVTVNVSQRKDQIKDFLIHHNLDMYDSVACVGGDGTVSELFNGLVLRECKKDGVDANDINQVLPKPKLPIGIIPGGSTDTIAYCIHGTTDPTTAVLQIIFGDTLGLDLVSVHDENSLLRLFASVFSYGYLGDVAYHSDRFRWMGPRRYDYSGLKKLVANKGYSGQIAIFSDRHKIIEDRCRENCSRCLISKDQDISNCQWEIIEGKYFMVSAANISCACSRAPKGIAPYSHLGDGMIHLVLVKHTSFFNNIRLLFRLSSKNQTVNDLPFVETYCGREFCFRATDSPGIWNGDGEIQQQTNIRAKVRCQLLTIYSRGSPHQDSIDVKCCAF, translated from the exons ATGTCCAATGCTGCAAATTCAGTCCTGCTGACTACATTCAACCGAGGGAAAAAGGGATTGAGGGTAATCTTTCATAATGATAAAGTTGTATGGGATAACGAAAAACCACCGTCCG aggAATACACACTACCGGTAATGAACATCATCGCTGTACACAGAAATTACTTGCCAAGCACACACCCAGCAGAAGAACAAGAAATTGATCCATACAGGTTTACTATACATTATGCAGAACGACCTAAAGACGCCAAATgggtttacaaaaaaatttgttttaaacatactGACGCAGCTCAAGTGACCTCTTGGGTAACATCAATTTCTACACGATTAAAat ctTTTAAAACTAGACCAAAAcacattttactttttgtaaATCCATTTGGTGGCAAGAAAAATGCAATGAAAATCTATGAGAAATATGGGAAACCGTTGTTCCATAAGGCTGGAATTGAAGTAACCGTAAACGTTTCTCAAAGGAAAGACCAGATTAAAGACTTTCTCATACATCACAATCTGGATATGTATGATTCTGTAGCATGTGTTGGAGGAGATGGTACTGtatctgaattatttaatggatTGGTTCTGAGAGAGTGTAAAAAAGATGGTGTAGATGCAAACGATATTAACCAAGTCTTGCCAAAGCCAAAATTGCCTATTGGTATAATTCCtg gtgGCAGTACTGATACTATAGCTTATTGTATTCATGGTACTACAGATCCCACAACAGCAgtactacaaataatatttggagATACTCTTGGTTTAGATTTAGTCTCTGTACATGATGAAAATAGTTTGTTGAGATTATTTGCAAGCGTTTTTAGTTATGGTTATTTGGGTGATGTAGCATATCATAGTGATAGATTTAGGTGGATGGGTCCACGTCGTTATGATTACTCAg GGCTCAAAAAACTAGTTGCGAATAAAGGATATTCCGGCCAAATTGCAATATTCTCCGACAGACACAAAATCATAGAGGATCGTTGCCGCGAGAACTGCAGCAGGTGCCTGATAAGCAAGGATCAGGACATCAGCAACTGTCAATGGGAAATAATTGAGGGAAAATATTTCATGGTGAGCGCTGCGAACATCAGCTGCGCCTGTTCGCGGGCTCCAAAGGGCATAGCACCTTACAGTCACCTGGGTGATGGAATGATACATTTGGTGTTGGTCAAGCACACGTCGTTTTTCAACAACATCCGATTGCTGTTCCGATTGTCGAGTAAAAATCAAACGGTTAACGATTTACCCTTCGTCGAGACTTACTGCGGTAGAGAATTCTGTTTCAGAGCCACTGATTCGCCCGGAATATGGAACGGTGATGGGGAAATACAACAACAAACGAATATACGCGCCAA AGTCCGTTGCCAATTGCTCACCATTTATAGTAGAGGCAGTCCCCACCAAGATTCTATTGATGTTAAATGCTGTGCTTTTTAG
- the LOC109599244 gene encoding putative uncharacterized protein DDB_G0282133, whose protein sequence is MDNQEHEKDNDRKKSNTEYLPTKCRITKPPPPKPAANPLQFVKVAPCPLYQKAQEQIKKVEEIKRERKEITEETEDWQLNLDNWKSSRRKRQEHIIERVVEVKKLEHEEQEKNRRKGKTFNEMMGDRRHKVTIPLYEDDTNDLSDYGIGSSSSKTNSIKDVDTDDNVSILDEKEQNSFDSPSVRDNSNTLNQSENETNILTKIDDSKNNNSNIYTSTLNCKSNSAEVNNSSNPSSAEQYTYEGAIQDYRSRIQLKMNVDESIFTRNKDLSKSNEAQTILPRGEIFKRKELFEGDKTVEINTYESNTSRRLSEDFTNTRSIKDRLKSLEQSFDQAAKNSDKDDIQVSVKQRLQNFMKLNDADNQNNNAKTRPKRNSTYLLEKSSSTPTFDINTKDWSSINVPQEHKDFDNVNNKNNDSGTEEYQLNYIPSTSSIELAGLSSDREDSGIQTADVSCSVSQADDPVDTDLETAANTIPNCIEKLNQETKNIQLMKEFHEEPVEKNMEVFQEDYPLKEPVEQDITKCNEDYNDITKITENFLQYLKIDASNNLSSDVQHENTQQEKILPVDDSDTKSLTYNNQQQNQYENVDIVNNSVDYQTVPKSADYENVVISNNHPQYENVELKNYVHINSLEEPIQTVDILTSDFLNNSPFIMSAALREPPKVKPPPPPPPEEDEKPMKRMNSTKRLKKEIHLKRSSFLGLDEPTDDQIDPDIGLEKPPDISTYLQRESKLEKSLYKKMQEDRIGNLSKVESQDSGLDIDRGRLSSDTWCSSIGDSSTPSHERQDSEQTNSITSEEDEITKKEREIIELVEKEEQSRDPATECVNTNSKSNSFSSAKNETSSFEPSLGSEQFKNPYFPQPSSDFDDQDSEVLKVEQELRQLEQEELERQRENLLFKESRTKARLQNNRHSLENICDDSYLPIEYRKSNPELQHLPLEYRKSVPDVPTVYRNIPDMDIQYRQSMPNIQHMYQASAPELTLVNNDILNNRKSLPNLKSDIHRSAFQSPPIKPLPPLIGKPLKNPIEPKHLFNPIVPGDHKKQPLSKHNLHSLSAAPRPRHNDNWIQPKPKTEKNYNQHWLIQEAEQRRISDQQKNAFSNRNWQQQRHEKHLPDSIIQSLTQRVQNRTNINERNSQIRRPDQSPNRNDFIQHPYLTNPQTVGHAMPLSYPPLAMEETQDRMLSVSGKKKCSYCGRELGRGAAMIIESLCLFYHMECFKCCVCHMQLGDGRMGTDVRVRNQKLHCQNCYSSDDGVKFSCV, encoded by the exons aAGTCTAATACCGAGTACCTGCCCACAAAATGCCGAATAACGAAACCACCGCCTCCGAAACCTGCAGCAAACCCCTTACAGTTCGTAAAAGTAGCACCATGTCCCCTATATCAAAAAGCCCaggaacaaataaaaaaagtcgAAGAAATAAAACGagaaagaaaagaaataaCAGAGGAAACAGAAGATTGGCAGCTG AATCTTGACAATTGGAAAAGTAGCAGAAGGAAACGACAGGAGCACATAATCGAAAGAGTGGTCGaggtaaaaaaattggaacaTGAAGAACAAGAGAAAAATAGAAGAAAAGGGAAGACGTTCAACGAGATGATGGGGGACag GAGGCATAAAGTGACGATACCTTTGTACGAAGACGACACCAACGATCTAAGTGACTATGGTATTGGAAGTAGTAGTTCTAAGACGAATAGTATAAAAGATGTTGACACTGATGATAACGTCAGTATACTC gatGAAAAAGAACAGAATTCTTTTGACTCGCCTAGTGTTAGAGATAATTCAAATACTTTAAACCAAAGTGAAAATGAGACcaatattttaaccaaaatagatgattctaaaaataataatagtaatatatataCTAGTACCTTAAACTGTAAGTCAAATTCAGCGGAAGTCAACAACTCATCAAATCCGTCATCTGCGGAGCAATATACCTACGAGGGTGCGATACAGGATTACAGATCcagaattcaattaaaaatgaatgttgaTGAATCCATATTTACtagaaataaagatttatccAAATCAAATGAAGCCCAAACAATACTGCCTcgtggtgaaatatttaaacgcaAAGAATTGTTTGAAGGAGACAAAACTGTTGAAATAAACACGTACGAATCGAATACATCTAGACGGTTGTCCGAGGATTTTACAAACACCAGAAGTATTAAAGACAGATTGAAAAGTTTGGAACAGTCGTTTGATCAAGCAGCAAAGAACAGCGATAAAGATGACATACAAGTCTCTGTTAAACAACgactacaaaattttatgaaactcAATGACGCCGACAACCAGAATAATAACGCAAAAACGAGGCCTAAAAGGAACAGCACCTATTTACTTGAAAAATCAAGTAGCACACCTACCTTTGATATAAACACCAAAGATTGGAGTAGTATTAACGTTCCACAAGAACATAAAGATTTTGACAATGTTAACAATAAGAACAATGATAGTGGAACGGaagaatatcaattaaattatattccatCCACTTCTTCTATCGAATTAGCTGGTCTTTCTTCTGATAGAGAAGATAGTGGCATCCAAACAGCTGATGTGTCTTGTTCGGTTAGTCAAGCAGATGATCCTGTTGATACCGACTTGGAAACGGCAGCGAATACAATTCCAAATTGTATTGAGAAACTCAATCAGGAAACAAAGAACATACAATTAATGAAAGAGTTCCACGAAGAACCTGTAGAGAAAAATATGGAGGTATTCCAAGAAGATTATCCCTTAAAAGAACCTGTAGAACAAGACATCACAAAATGTAATGAAGACTATAATGATATTACTAAGATAACCGAAAACTTCTTACAATACCTTAAAATTGATGcctcaaataatttatcttcaGATGTACAACATGAAAATActcaacaagaaaaaatcttaCCAGTAGATGACAGTGACACAAAATCACTGACTTACAACAATCAACAACAAAATCAGTATGAGAACGTAGACATTGTGAACAACTCCGTCGATTATCAAACCGTGCCCAAGTCAGCTGACTACGAAAATGTAGTCATTTCTAATAACCATCCGCAATATGAAAATGTGGAACTTAAAAATTACGTTCATATAAACAGTTTGGAGGAACCAATACAAACTGTTGATATTTTAACGAGTGATTTCCTCAATAATTCACCATTTATTATGTCAGCGGCTTTAAGGGAACCTCCAAAGGTTAagccaccaccaccaccgccACCCGAAGAAGACGAAAAACCCATGAAACGAATGAACTCGACGAAACGACTTAAAAAGGAAATCCATTTGAAACGTTCCAGCTTTTTGGGACTGGATGAACCTACAGATGATCAAATTGACCCAGACATTGGGCTGGAGAAGCCTCCAGATATCAGTACATATCTACAAAGAGAGTCAAAACTTGAAAAATCTTTGTATAAAAAGATGCAAGAAGATAGAATTGGCAATCTAAGTAAAGTTGAAAGTCAAGATTCGGGTTTAGATATAGATAGGGGACGATTATCGAGTGACACGTGGTGTAGCAGTATTGGAGATTCTAGTACACCTAGTCATGAAAGACAGGACAGTGAG CAAACTAACAGCATAACTTCTGAGGAAgatgaaataacaaaaaaagaaagaGAAATAATTGAGCTTGTAGAAAAAGAAGAACAATCACGAGATCCTGCCACTGAATGTGTAAATACTAATTCTAAATCTAATAGTTTTTCCTCGGCAAAAAACGAAACGTCTTCTTTTGAACCATCTTTGGGTAGTGAGCAGTTTAAAAACCCATATTTTCCTCAG CCATCATCAGATTTTGATGATCAAGATTCTGAGGTTTTAAAAGTAGAACAGGAACTTAGACAATTAGAACAGGAGGAATTAGAAAGACAAAGggaaaacttattatttaaagaaagtcGTACAAAAGCTAGATTACAAAATAACAGACACTCTTTAGAAAACATATGTGATGACAGCTACCTACCTATAGAATACAGAAAGTCCAATCCTGAGCTTCAGCATTTGCCTCTGGAATATCGTAAATCAGTACCTGATGTACCAACAGTTTATAGAAATATCCCAGATATGGACATACAATACAGGCAATCAATGCCCAACATTCAGCACATGTACCAAGCTTCAGCCCCAGAACTCACATTGGTCAACAATGACATTTTGAATAACAGAAAATCACTGCCTAATTTAAAGTCGGACATTCACAGATCTGCTTTTCAGTCACCACCAATTAAACCACTGCCTCCACTTATTGGGAAACCTCTAAAAAATCCCATAGAACCAAAACACTTGTTTAATCCAATAGTGCCTGGTGACCACAAGAAACAACCTCTTTCAAAACACAACCTGCATTCTTTGAGTGCCGCACCAAGACCGAGACATAACGATAACTGGATTCAACCCAAACCTAAAACGGAGAAAAACTATAATCAGCATTGGCTTATACAG gAAGCTGAACAAAGGCGAATATCCGATCAACAGAAGAATGCGTTTTCAAATCGCAACTGGCAACAGCAGCGGCATGAAAAACATCTACCTGACTCGATTATACAATCTTTAACGCAGCGCGTCCAAAATAGAACAAATATCAACGAGCGTAATTCACAAATAAGAAG ACCTGACCAAAGTCCAAACAGAAACGACTTCATTCAACATCCATACTTAACCAATCCACAGACAGTTGGACATGCCATGCCATTATCATATCCTCCATTAGCGATGGAAGAAACTCAGGATAGAATGTTAAGTGTCAGTGGAAAAAAGAAATGCTCCTATTGCGGTCGTGAATTAG gACGAGGAGCAGCCATGATCATTGAAAGTTTATGTCTGTTTTATCACATGGAATGCTTCAAATGTTGCGTTTGTCACATGCAACTGGGCGATGGAAGAATGGGCACTGATGTTAGGGTCCGTAACCAAAAATTACACTGCCAGAATTGCTACTCCAGCGATGATGGTGTTAAATTTAGTTGCGTttag
- the LOC109599334 gene encoding ceramide kinase isoform X2, which translates to MSLYNGTKIVSPMNGMLEEYTLPVMNIIAVHRNYLPSTHPAEEQEIDPYRFTIHYAERPKDAKWVYKKICFKHTDAAQVTSWVTSISTRLKSFKTRPKHILLFVNPFGGKKNAMKIYEKYGKPLFHKAGIEVTVNVSQRKDQIKDFLIHHNLDMYDSVACVGGDGTVSELFNGLVLRECKKDGVDANDINQVLPKPKLPIGIIPGGSTDTIAYCIHGTTDPTTAVLQIIFGDTLGLDLVSVHDENSLLRLFASVFSYGYLGDVAYHSDRFRWMGPRRYDYSGLKKLVANKGYSGQIAIFSDRHKIIEDRCRENCSRCLISKDQDISNCQWEIIEGKYFMVSAANISCACSRAPKGIAPYSHLGDGMIHLVLVKHTSFFNNIRLLFRLSSKNQTVNDLPFVETYCGREFCFRATDSPGIWNGDGEIQQQTNIRAKVRCQLLTIYSRGSPHQDSIDVKCCAF; encoded by the exons ATGAGCCTTTATAATGGGACGAAGATTGTTTCACCAATGAATGGAATGTTAG aggAATACACACTACCGGTAATGAACATCATCGCTGTACACAGAAATTACTTGCCAAGCACACACCCAGCAGAAGAACAAGAAATTGATCCATACAGGTTTACTATACATTATGCAGAACGACCTAAAGACGCCAAATgggtttacaaaaaaatttgttttaaacatactGACGCAGCTCAAGTGACCTCTTGGGTAACATCAATTTCTACACGATTAAAat ctTTTAAAACTAGACCAAAAcacattttactttttgtaaATCCATTTGGTGGCAAGAAAAATGCAATGAAAATCTATGAGAAATATGGGAAACCGTTGTTCCATAAGGCTGGAATTGAAGTAACCGTAAACGTTTCTCAAAGGAAAGACCAGATTAAAGACTTTCTCATACATCACAATCTGGATATGTATGATTCTGTAGCATGTGTTGGAGGAGATGGTACTGtatctgaattatttaatggatTGGTTCTGAGAGAGTGTAAAAAAGATGGTGTAGATGCAAACGATATTAACCAAGTCTTGCCAAAGCCAAAATTGCCTATTGGTATAATTCCtg gtgGCAGTACTGATACTATAGCTTATTGTATTCATGGTACTACAGATCCCACAACAGCAgtactacaaataatatttggagATACTCTTGGTTTAGATTTAGTCTCTGTACATGATGAAAATAGTTTGTTGAGATTATTTGCAAGCGTTTTTAGTTATGGTTATTTGGGTGATGTAGCATATCATAGTGATAGATTTAGGTGGATGGGTCCACGTCGTTATGATTACTCAg GGCTCAAAAAACTAGTTGCGAATAAAGGATATTCCGGCCAAATTGCAATATTCTCCGACAGACACAAAATCATAGAGGATCGTTGCCGCGAGAACTGCAGCAGGTGCCTGATAAGCAAGGATCAGGACATCAGCAACTGTCAATGGGAAATAATTGAGGGAAAATATTTCATGGTGAGCGCTGCGAACATCAGCTGCGCCTGTTCGCGGGCTCCAAAGGGCATAGCACCTTACAGTCACCTGGGTGATGGAATGATACATTTGGTGTTGGTCAAGCACACGTCGTTTTTCAACAACATCCGATTGCTGTTCCGATTGTCGAGTAAAAATCAAACGGTTAACGATTTACCCTTCGTCGAGACTTACTGCGGTAGAGAATTCTGTTTCAGAGCCACTGATTCGCCCGGAATATGGAACGGTGATGGGGAAATACAACAACAAACGAATATACGCGCCAA AGTCCGTTGCCAATTGCTCACCATTTATAGTAGAGGCAGTCCCCACCAAGATTCTATTGATGTTAAATGCTGTGCTTTTTAG